Proteins encoded within one genomic window of Haematobia irritans isolate KBUSLIRL chromosome 5, ASM5000362v1, whole genome shotgun sequence:
- the LOC142238471 gene encoding lipopolysaccharide-induced tumor necrosis factor-alpha factor homolog, whose translation MDEDNGTKRIYPTAPLEQVVTNEQQEHLLAKPAPPSYNQAIGVEPITAQPAQTGPAHGDPHVVVITQPVATYGPTPVDVQCPYCHNICRTRVRSKPTSRTHLFALILCLLQLYCCVCLPYCITSCMNTNHYCGMCDQYLGTYQR comes from the exons atggATGAAGATAATGGTACAAAACGCATTTATCCCACAGCCCCATTGGAACAGGTTGTTACAAATGAGCAACAGGAACATTTACTAGCAAAACCGGCACCACCCAGTTATAATCAGGCGATAGGTGTTGAACCTATAACAGCACAACCTGCACAAACGGGCCCTGCCCATGGCGATCCACATGTTGTGGTTATAACGC AACCTGTTGCCACCTATGGTCCTACACCTGTTGATGTTCAATGTCCCTATTGCCATAATATATGCCGCACCCGAGTTCGTTCAAAACCCACTTCACGTACACATTTATTTGCCCTAATACTTTGCCTATTACA ATTGTATTGTTGCGTGTGTTTGCCATATTGCATTACCAGCTGTATGAACACAAACCATTATTGTGGAATGTGCGATCAATATTTGGGCACCTATCAACGTTAA